Sequence from the Thermocoleostomius sinensis A174 genome:
GTGGGCGTTACTACTGCCTCTACCAGCAGCAGCAAGCCAGCGAAACCTAGATCTCCAAACCCAGATCTTTAACTTCCCAATTCCATTGACCCCAAACCAGTCTAAGGAGTCTTCTGTGATGAACCGACGAAATGGCGATCGTAATCACCCAGCCAAGCGAAGTGGCATCGATCCCCGACAATCTATTGTGTTAGCTTCGCGAGACGAATTAGAAGAAGTCCAAGAAGGAGAACTGATTGAAGGCAGTTCCAATGCGCTGGTTCGCACCGAAGCCTTTGATCAACCTGTGATTCTGCAACAGCCCAGCATTTGGTCGCGCGCGATTCTTTGGGGAATTGTCGGATTTGCCAGTGCTGGCATTATTTGGGCATCGGTGGCTCGGATTGAAGAAGCTGTTCCAGCCACCGGGCAGTTACAGCCACTCGCTCAAGTACAACCGATTCAGGCACCGGTCAACGGCGTAGTGCAAGAAATTTTGGTGCAAGAAGGACAGCGCGTTAAAAAAGGCGACTTGCTAATTCGATTTGACCCCACCACCGCTGAGGCAGAACGAGAATCGTTAGAGAAAATTCGCACGTCCTTGCAGCGTCAAAATCAGTTTTATCGATCGCAGTTGAGCGGTTCTAGCGCTCCAACGGCGGCTGAGGTGCAACAGTTAGATTTACCCCCTGAAATTGTTTCCCTTACCGCCAACCGAGCGGCGTTAATTTCCGAAATTCGCCTCTTTCAGGCTCAACTGAATGGAACAGCCAATGTCGCTGGACTGACAGCCGAACAAGCCGATCGCATTGAAACGGGTTTGAATGAATCGCGAACGCGGGAAGCGGCAGCCGAGCTAGAAGTATCTCAGTTGCAAGAGCAATTGAACCAGGTAATTACGCAGCTAGCTACAGCGAGACAAACCTTAGCCATTAACGAGCAAGTATTGGGAGACCTAAAACCATTGCTGGAAGAAGGTGGCATTCAGCGATTGCAGGTGACACGACAAGAACAGCAGGTATTAGAGTCTCGCTCGGAAGTAGAGCGATTGCAGCAAGAAGAGCAACGGTTGGTGTATGCCATTAACCAAGCTAGTCAAAAGTTAGACAATACGCGATCGACTACCCGCAATGATTTACTCAATAGAATTGCCGAGAACCAACAGCAAGTGGCGGCGATCGACAGTCAATTAAATCAAAGAATTTTAGATAACGAAACTCAGATTGCTGAAATTACCAGCAAACTCAGCCAAACCGAACAAACGTTGAGATATCAAGAGTTACGAGCACCCGTAGATGGCATTGTGTTTGATTTACAGGCTAAGGGGCCAGGATTTGTCGCCAACACCAGTGAACCCATCCTGAAGGTGGTACCAGCAGATGGACTGCTGGCAGAGGTATTTGTCACCAACAAAGATATTGGCTTCATCGAAGAAGGAATGCCAGTTGACATTCGGATTGATACATTTCCGTTCAGCGAGTTTGGCGATATTGAAGGCACGATCGTCAATATTGGTTCTGATGCGCTCCCGCCCGATCAGGTGCATCAGTTCTACCGATTTCCAGTCAAGATTGAAATGTCGGGCCAAACCATCCGGGCGAACGGTCGCGACATTCCCCTGCAAGCAGGCATGTCTGTGACAGCCAACATCATTACGCGCGATCGCACTATCATGAGCATCTTCACCGATCAGTTTACCCGCCAGGTGGACAGCCTCAAGACGGTACGATAAGTCAACTCAACTCACTTTAACCAAGAAACTATCG
This genomic interval carries:
- a CDS encoding HlyD family efflux transporter periplasmic adaptor subunit, which codes for MNRRNGDRNHPAKRSGIDPRQSIVLASRDELEEVQEGELIEGSSNALVRTEAFDQPVILQQPSIWSRAILWGIVGFASAGIIWASVARIEEAVPATGQLQPLAQVQPIQAPVNGVVQEILVQEGQRVKKGDLLIRFDPTTAEAERESLEKIRTSLQRQNQFYRSQLSGSSAPTAAEVQQLDLPPEIVSLTANRAALISEIRLFQAQLNGTANVAGLTAEQADRIETGLNESRTREAAAELEVSQLQEQLNQVITQLATARQTLAINEQVLGDLKPLLEEGGIQRLQVTRQEQQVLESRSEVERLQQEEQRLVYAINQASQKLDNTRSTTRNDLLNRIAENQQQVAAIDSQLNQRILDNETQIAEITSKLSQTEQTLRYQELRAPVDGIVFDLQAKGPGFVANTSEPILKVVPADGLLAEVFVTNKDIGFIEEGMPVDIRIDTFPFSEFGDIEGTIVNIGSDALPPDQVHQFYRFPVKIEMSGQTIRANGRDIPLQAGMSVTANIITRDRTIMSIFTDQFTRQVDSLKTVR